The DNA region ATCTTCAAGTGCGGCGGGCTTGCTGCCCGGGTTTCGCAGCAGGGCCGCCGGGTGGAAGGTGCCCATCATCAGAGTACCGTTTCGGTCGTAGAACTCGCCGTGCTGCTTGGTGACCTTGAAGCCTGGGTCGATGATCGCGCAGGCCGCGATCCGGCCCAGGCAGACGATGATTTTTGGGCGGATCAGATGCACCTGGTTGCGCAGATAGCCGATGCAGGCTTCGAGCTCGTCCTTTTCCGGGTCGCGGTTTTTGGGCGGGCGGCATTTGACCATGTTGGCAATATAGACGTTTTCATTGCGTGAGAGGCCGACATGGGTGAGCATCTTGTCGAGCAGCTGTCCGCCGCGGCCGACAAACGGCTCGCCCTGCAAATCCTCATTTTCGCCCGGGCCTTCCCCAATGAACATCACCTTTGACTGCGGATTGCCCACGCCAAAGACGACGTTGTGACGGGTCTCGCAGAGCTTGCAGTTTTTGCAGGAAAGAACGGTCTGTCGCAGGGCTTCAAAATCTTCGATCATAACGCGCTCCTTTATCCATAGCTGGATTCGTTGTATTTTATTATATCATAGATAAAATAGGAATAAAGCATTGATAATGTTTTAACAATACTTGCAAATACCGGCGCAACATCGTAAAATAAACAAAGAAACCTAGCAAATTTTATCATATGGAGGAATACCTAAATGGCAGGAAAATTTATTGTTGAAACTTCCGCGCGGCATGTTCACGTGACAGAGCAGGATCTGGAAACTCTGTTCGGCAAAGGAGCCAAATTGACCCCGAAAAAGGATCTTTCCCAGCCTGGACAGTATGCGTGCGTCGAGCGCGTTGATGTGGTTGGCCCCAAGAAAACCATCTCCGGCGTTTCGATCCTCGGACCGACCCGCCCGGCAACCCAGATCGAAGTTTCCCTCACCGATGCCAGAACCCTCGGCGTGAGCGCGCCGGTTCGTGAATCGGGCGATATTGCCGGAAGCGCTGGCTGCAAGTTGGTCGGCCCGTGCGGCGAGGTCGAGCTCAAAGAGGGCCTGATCGCGGCCAAACGCCATATCCACCTTACCCCGGAAGCTGCCGCCGAACTTGGCGTCAAGGACAAGGAGATCGTTTCGGTCAAGGTTGATCCGGCTTCCCGCCCGCTCGTTTTCGGAGATGTCGTCGTGCGCGTCAGCGAGAAATTCTCTCCGGCAATGCACATCGATACCGACGAGGCCAATGCCGCTGGCTGCGCTGGCGAAGTCTGGGGCGAAGTCGTAAGATAATTGGCGCCTTGCATGCGCCGCGGCTTTGCGCTCTGTGAGCGTTGGCATTGCGCCCTCCGCGCGCCTGGGATATCGCGCCCTCCGCGCGCCCGGGGTCCATTTCTTGCTTGTCCAAGAAATGGACGAAAGAAGACACGCGGGGACACCCCGCGGCCCCGTGCGCGCGATTTCGTTGCCTGCGGCAAAGATCGCGCGCAATCTGCTGAGACAAAACGTTGTGTCCCGCGTGATGAAAAGCACGCGGGACATATTTTTGCGCCCGGCGCAAAAATGCGCTGCGCGCAAAGCGGACAAGCCGATTTTAAATTGCGCTCCGCGCTCGATGAATTTCCCGTTGGTCGGTTCTGTTAAGGATGTAATCTGTGGGAACATCGTAAAAAATCGAAAGCTGCACCAGCTCATAGTCGTAAATGTGCCCCGTGGTTTCCATTCTGCGGTACGCGGACAGCGAAACGCCGGCCGCGCTGGCAGCCTGCCTTTGCGTCAGCCCTTTCTCCAATCGTAATTCTTTGACTCGTGGATAAATCATGACAATCACCTCTAAAATAATTATATCGGCAGTACCTATATTTGTAAATATGGGTAATGCCGATATTTTATACTAAAGTTGAGGTGATAATTATGCTAATTAGACGAATCAAAGACTTACGAGTCGATTCAGACATGAAACAAAAAGAGCTTGCGGAGTATTTGAACGTAACGCAGAGCACATATTCTGATTACGAGAATGGAAATATCAATGTGCCAATTGAGCAGTTGATCCGAATTTGTGACTTTTACAAGGTTTCATTGGATTATTTGGTAGGACGTACAGATAAGCGCTGATTAAGAAATCGCCGCCCTGCGGCGGCATCGATTGATCGCGTGATCCGCCCGGATTTTGCAGCCTGCCCATAACCTGGGAGCACAATACGTTGCCATCAGTCCTGAGCTGACCGTTTCATTGGGAGCGCTTGCGATGCAAGTCTCGAAGTCTAAGGACGCGGCCGCCGCCTTTGCGAAGCAATCAGCGGCGGTGGGGTTCCAAGGGGTTTCCCCTTGGCGTGTTCTTTCCCCCATTTCTTGCACGGGCAAGAAATGGGGCCCGGGCGCGCGGAGGGCGCCAGTGATTCTCAAGCGGCAAAGCCGCTTGATTCCCGCTTCTTGCACGGGCAAGAAATGGGGCCCGGGCGCGCGGAGGGCGCTCGTGATTCTCAAGCGGCAAAGCCGCTTGATTCCCGCCCGCGCGGCGACACGCGTGAATGTTTGCAGGTTTTTCAGAAAAGCCGAAATTTGCACACATTGGGAACACATTTCCATCGCATACTGAAAAACAGAAACAAAAAAGATGAGGTGCGCGTATGGACAGCAAAATTTTGATTGCAGAAGACGAAGCGAAAATCCGCCAGCTCGTGGCGAGCTACCTGGTGCGGGAGGGTTTCAAGGTAATTGAAGCCGCGGACGGGGAACAGGCGATTGAAAAGTTCGAGAACAATGAGGATGTTGTGCTGGTCATGCTGGACGTTATGATGCCGAAAAAGGACGGCTATGACGCCTGCCGGGAGATTCGGGGCCGGTCGGACGTGCCGATCCTCATGCTGACTGCCCGTGACAGCGAACATGACGAAGTACAGGGTTTCCGGATGGGTGCGGATGAATATATCTCCAAGCCGTTTTCCCCGACCATTCTGGTGACAAGGGTAAAAAACCTGTTAAAGCGCACCACGGTCAACGACATGAGCGATGTGGAGGCCGGCGGGGTAAAGATCCTGTACCGGGAACGTACTGTGACGGTCGACGGGGAGAAAATTATCACCACACCGAAGGAATTTGACCTGCTTTATTACCTGCTGAAAAATGTGAATATTGTCCTTACGCGGGATCAGATCCTGTGTACAGTATGGGATATGGATTACAACGGAGACGACCGCACGGTTGACACACATATCAAATGCCTGCGCGCAAAGCTCGGAAAGTACGCCAAAAATATCGTGACCGTACGAAAGGTTGGTTACAAATTTGAGTGGCTGGAATAAATGGAGCGTCAAACGTAAGCTTTTCTCGGTCATTTTGCTTATTTTGATTTTAAATGTTATCATTCTTCTTGTGATGGGGTCTTCGCTGTTTGAAGGGTTTTACCAGACCAACAAGCTCTATGAGCTGCGGGAGAATGCACGGGATATCCAGACGGCTTATCAGAAGAACAGCGATGAAATTTATGAGGTGCTCAGCCGGACGGAAAGCAAAAACACCGAGGTGATGTTGCTTTCGCTCAGTGGGGACGGCAAGCTTCAGATCGATTACCATTCCCGCAACCAGTGGGACAATCCGCCGCTTGGCGTGCCGTTGCCGCCGGAGATTGAAAAAAAGATCCAGGAGCGGGAAACGATGCTGCTCGAACGGATCAAGCGCACCGGGATGGATTTTCTGATCGAAACGGGCGGTGAAAACGGTAAGAGAACGGGCTGGGAAGGGAAAAAAACAGAAGGCCAGGATGACAAATATAAAGAGGATTCACTGAGTTTGTCGGTCAGACTGGACGACAATGTTTTTCTTTACATCCAGACGCCGCGCGGATATATCAAATCGACCGCCGACCTCGCGGTGAAATATACCGCGCTGCTTTCGATTGCGATTCTGCTGTGCGGTTCGGTGGTGATCTATTTTGTAGTTGGGCGGATTACAAAGCCGCTCAGCCGGATTCAGGAGGTTGCGGGCCAGATTTCCAAACTCGATTTCTCCCAGAAATGCGAAGCGCGCGGCGGAGATGAGATTTCCATGCTCGCGGCGAGCATCAACCGGATGTCGGACGACTTGCAGCAGGCGGTCGACCAGATGCGGGAAGCAAACGCGGTGCTGCAAAGCGACCTTGTCCGCCAGCAGCAGACAGACCGGATGCGCCAGCAGTTTGTGGCGAACGTCTCTCACGATTTCAAGACCCCGCTCACCCTGATGATCAGCTATGCGGAGGCGCTGCGGGAGGATGAGAACCTTTCGGATGCCGACCGGGAATACTGTGAGATCATCGTCAGTGAAGGCAACAAGCTCTCGCGGATGGTGGGCAAACTGCTTGGGCTGTCGAAACTTGAAAGCGGCATCGATAAGGTGGAATATTCCTTTTTCTGCCTGAGCGAAGTGGTGGATGCGGTCATCTATAACCACACGATTCTCACCGAAAAGCGCGGCATCGAAGTCCGGCAGGAACTGGAGGACGCCTTCATTGTCACGGCGGACTTTGCTAAAATCGAACAGGTGGTGACCAACCTGTTTGAAAATGCGGCCAAATACGTGCCGGACGGCGGCCGGGTCCTGGTGACGGCAAAAAGAATCGAAAACCGCTGCCGCGTCGCGGTGGAAAACAGTGGGAATCCGATCAGTGAGGAGGATATCGGCAGCCTGTTCGACAGTTTCTACCGCGCGGACAAGTCCCGCACGACGGGCGACAGCTACGGGCTGGGGCTTGCGATCGTTAAAGTGATTATGGAAGCGCATCATCAGGCCTACGGCGTGGAGAACACCGAAACCGGGGTCCGGTTCTGGTTTGAGTTGGAACTGGCGGATTTCGACGATGAGGAAGATGCCGAAGAGGCGGATGAAGAAAGCGCGGACGTGTAAAAAAAGCGGCCTCCGGACCGGCAAACGGTATTTGCCGGTCCGGAGGTTTTTATGTTTGATTGGACTTTTCCTGGGGAATCCTGTATGATATGGTTATCTGAAAAGCGTGTGGCGAGGAGAAGGACAATGGCGGAAATGAAAAACAGCGGTGAATTTGCAACCAAGATCGGCTTTGTCATGGCATCGGTGGGGTCGGCAGTCGGCATGGGCAACATCTGGATGTTCCCATACCGGGTCGGGCAGTATGGCGGCGCGGCGTTTCTGATTCCCTATTTTCTGTTTGTGGCGCTGTTCGGCTGGGTGGGGCTCTCGGGCGAATTCGGCCTTGGACGGCTCACGGGAACCGGACCGATCGGTTCGTACGACTATGCGATGAAGTCCCGCGGCAAGCGCGGCGGCAAATTTTTAGGGGCGATTCCACTGTTCGGCTCGCTCGGTATCGCGATCGGGTATTCGATCGTGGTAGGCTGGGTCCTGCGTTCGATGTTCGGATCGCTGACCGGCGCGATGCTCGATTCCGACGCGGGTGAATTTTTTGCCCAGATGACCGGCCCTTTTGGCAGTGTCCCGTGGCATCTGGCGGTGATCGTGATCACCGTGCTGGTGCTTGCCTGCGGCGCGGTGGAGGGGATCGAAAAGGTCAACAAGGTCATGATGCCTTCCTTCTTCATCCTGTTTTTGATCATCGCGGTACGGGTGGCGTTCCTGCCCGGCGCGGCGGAGGGCTACGCCTATCTGCTCATCCCGCACTGGGAACAACTGCTGCGGCCTGAGACCTGGATCATGGCGATGGGGCAGGCGTTCTTCTCCCTTTCGATCACCGGTTCCGGCATGATCATCTACGGCAGCTACCTTTCCAAAAAGGAGGACATTGTCCATTCGTCCGGCCTTACGGCGGCGCTCGACACGGTCGCGGCGCTGATTGCGGGATTTGCGATCATTCCGGCGGTTTTTGCGTTTGGGCTCGACCCGCAGAAGGGACCGCCGCTGCTCTTCATCACCCTTCCCAAAGTGTTTGCACAGATGCCTGCGGGGCGGCTGTTCGCGGTGCTGTTCTTTTTGTCGGTGCTGTTCGCGGGGATCACTTCGCTCGTCAATATGTTCGAGGTGGTCGGGGAAGCGGTGCAGCGTCATCTGCGTTTGGCGCGTGTCCCGGCGATGCTGCTGGTGGGCGCGGTGGCCTTCGCGGTCGGCGTCTTTATTGAATATGAGCCGTACATGGGCAGATGGATGGATATGATCACGATCTATGTGGTGCCCGCGGGCGCGGTACTCGGCGCGGTGATGATCTACTGGGTGCTGGGCCTGCCGAAAATTCGGGCGGAACTGATGCGCGGGCGTAGTAAGCCCCTCGGGAAAGCGTTCGATTTCTGTGCGAAATATCTGTATGTTTTGCTCGCGGCGGCGGTGGTGGCGTTCAGCGTCATCTATCAGGGGATCGGATGAATCCGACTATACAAAGTGAAAAGTTTGATGTATAATTATATCACAGGGGAGCCATTGAACGGCCAATACGAAAGGAGCGGTTATCATGGCAAAACGGACGGTCATCACCATCGGAAGGGAGTTCGGCAGCGGCGGCCGCGAGATCGGCAAAAAGCTGGCGGATGAGCTGGGAATCGCGTTCTATGACAAGGAGCTGCTGGAAATCGCCGCGCAGGAAAGCGGCATCTGCAGGGAACTGTTTGAAAGCAACGATGAAAAACCGGTCAGCAGCCTGCTCTACTCGTTGTCGGTCAATCCCTATTCGGTCGGAAACATCGCGGGTGCGTCCAACATCCCGCTTACCCAGAAACTGTTCCTCGCCCAGTTCGAAACAATCCAGAAGCTGGCGAAGAAATCCGACTGCGTCATCGTGGGCCGGTGCGCCGACTATGCTCTGCGCGGTGACCCGGACTGCATCAACGTGTTCATCCATGCGCCGCTGGGATACCGGGTGGCGCGGATCAAAGAGCTGCACGAGCTTTCTTCGAACGAGGCGAAGGATCTCATTGTCAAAACAGACAAAAAGCGCGCGGCCTATTACAATGCCTATTCGGACAAAAAATGGGGTGAAACGGCCAACTACCATCTTGCCATCGACAGCAGCGTAATCGGTGGGGACAACGCGGTTGAACTGATCAAACAGTTTGCCGGGATGCGCCAGGACGCCCGTTGAAGAAGAGAAAGCTTGAAAATCAGTCCGGGACGTGGCCTTGCCTCGCCCCGGATTTTATGGAGCGTGGAGAAATATGATCACAGGCGATTTTGCAAACCGGTACACGGTTGACCGTTTTGAGGGCGGATTCGCGGTCTGCCTGAACGAGGAGAACGTCCAGCGGGAGGTGCCGCTTTTGCTGCTCCCGGAGGAGGTGCGCGAGGGCGACGTGCTGATCCTCGAATACGGCATGTGGCGGATCGACGAGGATGAGACCGCCGCCCGCCGTGAGCGGATTGAAAAGAAGCTCGAAAGCCTCTGGGAAGACTGATTTTGGAAGATAGGGACGCTGCAGATGATTCGATTATTGGTACGGCTTTTTATCAAGGATTCCAACAGGACGGAGGACCCCGCTGTGCGGGGGGCGTTCGGCGTGTTGGCCGGCGGCGTGGGGATTTTTTTAAACCTGTGCCTGTTTGGCGCGAAATTTGCCGCGGGCATGCTGACCGCGTCGATTGCAATCATGGCCGACGCGTTCAATAACCTTTCGGACGCGGGCTCATCGGTGGTGACGCTGGTCGGCCTTAAAATGGCGGGAATGCCGGCTGACAGCGAGCATCCGTTCGGCCACGGACGGATCGAATACCTGACCGGCCTTGCGATCTCAATGGCCATTCTGCTGGTCGGGTTCGAGCTGCTGCGCAGTTCGTTTGGCAAGATCCTGCGGTCGGAAGAAGTGCTGTTCCGGCCGCTTTCGTTCGCAATCCTCGTTGTGTCGATCCTGGTGAAAGTCTGGATGTGTTATTTTAACCGCACGCTCGGCAATATGATCAATTCCACCGCGATGAAGGCCACCTCCGCCGACAGCCTCACCGACGCGGTCGCGACCGCAGCCGTTGCGCTCGGCGTACTGTTCACCCGCTTCACCGGCATCAATATTGATGGCTGGATCGGCATGCTGGTGGCGGCTTTCATTCTCTATTCTGGTTTTACCACCGCGCGCGACAGCCTGTCGCCGCTTCTGGGGCAGGCGCCGGACACCGCTTTGGTACGGGAAATTGAAGACACGGTCCGCTCTCATCCGGAGGTGATCGGTGTGCACGACCTGATCATCCATGACTATGGCCCGGGCCGGCGGATCGTTTCGCTGCATGCGGAGGTGCCCTGCAATATGGATATCCTCGCCATGCACGACGCGATCGACTTGATTGAACTGGAATTGCGCCACAAATTCAACTGTGACGTCACCATCCACATGGACCCGGTTGCGACCGACGACAAGGTCACGGCTGCGGTGCGCGGTCAGGTTGAGGAGATGGTCAAGCGGATCGACCCGGCGCTTTCCATTCACGATTTCCGGATGGTGCAGGGGATGACCCACACAAATCTCATTTTTGATGTGTCGGTGCCGCACCGTTTCCATCTCTCGGATAAGCAGGTGGCAGACAGGGTGCGCGACGGCGTGCAGTTCCTCAGTGAGAAATATTACGCGGTTATCCGCGTGGAACAGAGCTTTGTATAGAGCGAAAAAAGGCCGGGGCGCGTCAGGCTGACGCATCCCGGCCCTTTTCTATTTCTTAAATTGCATTTTTCACAAATTCTTTGACTTTGGCGAAGGTTTCCTCGCTGATCACATGCTCAATCCGGCAGGCATCCCGCGCGGCGAGCGCCTCATCGATGCCGAGGGTGATGGTGAGGTAGCGGGTGAGACAGCGGTGCCGTTCGTAGATGGCGTTTGCTTTTTCCCGTCCCGCGGCGGTCAGCAGGATCCGGCCGTTTTCGTCCATTGTGATCAAGCCGCTTTCCCGCAGGATGCGCATGGCGCGGCTGACGCTCGGCTTGGTGTAGTCCAGCTCGTTTGCGATATCGATCGAACGGACGGTGCCGTTTTTATCCTCGAGCAAGAGGATTGTTTCGAGATAATTCTCACCGGATTCCTGCATAAAGACCCGCCTTTCGGACAAATTGTTTCCCTGATGATATCTTAACATAATTGCGCCTTGTCCGCAAGTAAAGGACATGTTAAAATGGGAAAAAGGAGTGTTGCAGATGGCGGAATATGTCCTGGCGCTCGACCAGGGGACGACCAGCTCGCGGGCGATCCTGTTTGACCGGGAACAGAACATCGTGGAGATGGCGCAGAAGGAATTTACGCAGATCTATCCGAAGGAAGGATGGGTCGAACATGACCCGATGGAGATCTATTCGTCGCAGTACGCGGTCATGATGGAAGTGATTGCGAAAAGCGGTGTAAACGTGCGGGAAATCGCGGCGATCGGCGTGACCAACCAGCGGGAAACGACCGTCCTGTGGGATCGCGAAACCGGCCGCCCGATCCACAATGCGATCGTCTGGCAGTGCCGCCGTACGGCCGATCTTG from Anaerotruncus rubiinfantis includes:
- a CDS encoding DUF3006 domain-containing protein, which gives rise to MITGDFANRYTVDRFEGGFAVCLNEENVQREVPLLLLPEEVREGDVLILEYGMWRIDEDETAARRERIEKKLESLWED
- a CDS encoding sensor histidine kinase — protein: MSGWNKWSVKRKLFSVILLILILNVIILLVMGSSLFEGFYQTNKLYELRENARDIQTAYQKNSDEIYEVLSRTESKNTEVMLLSLSGDGKLQIDYHSRNQWDNPPLGVPLPPEIEKKIQERETMLLERIKRTGMDFLIETGGENGKRTGWEGKKTEGQDDKYKEDSLSLSVRLDDNVFLYIQTPRGYIKSTADLAVKYTALLSIAILLCGSVVIYFVVGRITKPLSRIQEVAGQISKLDFSQKCEARGGDEISMLAASINRMSDDLQQAVDQMREANAVLQSDLVRQQQTDRMRQQFVANVSHDFKTPLTLMISYAEALREDENLSDADREYCEIIVSEGNKLSRMVGKLLGLSKLESGIDKVEYSFFCLSEVVDAVIYNHTILTEKRGIEVRQELEDAFIVTADFAKIEQVVTNLFENAAKYVPDGGRVLVTAKRIENRCRVAVENSGNPISEEDIGSLFDSFYRADKSRTTGDSYGLGLAIVKVIMEAHHQAYGVENTETGVRFWFELELADFDDEEDAEEADEESADV
- a CDS encoding response regulator transcription factor yields the protein MDSKILIAEDEAKIRQLVASYLVREGFKVIEAADGEQAIEKFENNEDVVLVMLDVMMPKKDGYDACREIRGRSDVPILMLTARDSEHDEVQGFRMGADEYISKPFSPTILVTRVKNLLKRTTVNDMSDVEAGGVKILYRERTVTVDGEKIITTPKEFDLLYYLLKNVNIVLTRDQILCTVWDMDYNGDDRTVDTHIKCLRAKLGKYAKNIVTVRKVGYKFEWLE
- a CDS encoding helix-turn-helix domain-containing protein, whose protein sequence is MIYPRVKELRLEKGLTQRQAASAAGVSLSAYRRMETTGHIYDYELVQLSIFYDVPTDYILNRTDQREIHRARSAI
- a CDS encoding helix-turn-helix domain-containing protein encodes the protein MLIRRIKDLRVDSDMKQKELAEYLNVTQSTYSDYENGNINVPIEQLIRICDFYKVSLDYLVGRTDKR
- a CDS encoding metal-dependent transcriptional regulator — protein: MQESGENYLETILLLEDKNGTVRSIDIANELDYTKPSVSRAMRILRESGLITMDENGRILLTAAGREKANAIYERHRCLTRYLTITLGIDEALAARDACRIEHVISEETFAKVKEFVKNAI
- a CDS encoding uracil-DNA glycosylase, with protein sequence MIEDFEALRQTVLSCKNCKLCETRHNVVFGVGNPQSKVMFIGEGPGENEDLQGEPFVGRGGQLLDKMLTHVGLSRNENVYIANMVKCRPPKNRDPEKDELEACIGYLRNQVHLIRPKIIVCLGRIAACAIIDPGFKVTKQHGEFYDRNGTLMMGTFHPAALLRNPGSKPAALEDFLKLREKLDSLPD
- a CDS encoding PduL/EutD family phosphate acyltransferase; its protein translation is MAGKFIVETSARHVHVTEQDLETLFGKGAKLTPKKDLSQPGQYACVERVDVVGPKKTISGVSILGPTRPATQIEVSLTDARTLGVSAPVRESGDIAGSAGCKLVGPCGEVELKEGLIAAKRHIHLTPEAAAELGVKDKEIVSVKVDPASRPLVFGDVVVRVSEKFSPAMHIDTDEANAAGCAGEVWGEVVR
- a CDS encoding sodium-dependent transporter — encoded protein: MAEMKNSGEFATKIGFVMASVGSAVGMGNIWMFPYRVGQYGGAAFLIPYFLFVALFGWVGLSGEFGLGRLTGTGPIGSYDYAMKSRGKRGGKFLGAIPLFGSLGIAIGYSIVVGWVLRSMFGSLTGAMLDSDAGEFFAQMTGPFGSVPWHLAVIVITVLVLACGAVEGIEKVNKVMMPSFFILFLIIAVRVAFLPGAAEGYAYLLIPHWEQLLRPETWIMAMGQAFFSLSITGSGMIIYGSYLSKKEDIVHSSGLTAALDTVAALIAGFAIIPAVFAFGLDPQKGPPLLFITLPKVFAQMPAGRLFAVLFFLSVLFAGITSLVNMFEVVGEAVQRHLRLARVPAMLLVGAVAFAVGVFIEYEPYMGRWMDMITIYVVPAGAVLGAVMIYWVLGLPKIRAELMRGRSKPLGKAFDFCAKYLYVLLAAAVVAFSVIYQGIG
- a CDS encoding cation diffusion facilitator family transporter translates to MIRLLVRLFIKDSNRTEDPAVRGAFGVLAGGVGIFLNLCLFGAKFAAGMLTASIAIMADAFNNLSDAGSSVVTLVGLKMAGMPADSEHPFGHGRIEYLTGLAISMAILLVGFELLRSSFGKILRSEEVLFRPLSFAILVVSILVKVWMCYFNRTLGNMINSTAMKATSADSLTDAVATAAVALGVLFTRFTGINIDGWIGMLVAAFILYSGFTTARDSLSPLLGQAPDTALVREIEDTVRSHPEVIGVHDLIIHDYGPGRRIVSLHAEVPCNMDILAMHDAIDLIELELRHKFNCDVTIHMDPVATDDKVTAAVRGQVEEMVKRIDPALSIHDFRMVQGMTHTNLIFDVSVPHRFHLSDKQVADRVRDGVQFLSEKYYAVIRVEQSFV
- a CDS encoding cytidylate kinase-like family protein, encoding MAKRTVITIGREFGSGGREIGKKLADELGIAFYDKELLEIAAQESGICRELFESNDEKPVSSLLYSLSVNPYSVGNIAGASNIPLTQKLFLAQFETIQKLAKKSDCVIVGRCADYALRGDPDCINVFIHAPLGYRVARIKELHELSSNEAKDLIVKTDKKRAAYYNAYSDKKWGETANYHLAIDSSVIGGDNAVELIKQFAGMRQDAR